tatggcaagtcttttttctttttaaattaaggtcACActcaggttctggggattaggatatGGCTATAgctatagcttttttttttttttttacagaggggtagagagaatcatcgattgatcagttgcctcctgcacaggtcccaatcggggattgaacccgccaccctttggtgtatgggatgatgctccaaccaagggagccacactggccagggtgcaggTATACCCTTCTGGGGCCACCATTCAGTCCACTCCAGGCCCTCCCCATCGAAGGGCAGGGTGGGCCGTGCACTCCCCTCTGTTCctgggcctggtcacctctcaccCCCAACTTCGTAATCCCTGTGCCTTGGCTCCCTGGCAtagccaggcagggctgggagggattGAGGCCCCACAGTCAAAGCTAGGGCTCTGTGTCCTCTGGGAGGGGCCCAGGTGGGGGCCCTCCCACATCATCACAGGGCCCATTGTGCTGCCATGGCCCAGATGGAACCCTGCGGCCGGGCAGTGGGCAGTTCCTGGGCCGGGAGAGCTGCTGGCAGGAGGGCACACATGCAGCTGAGAAGTGGTCTGTGGCTCCAGCCAGGCCCCATGACAGCCAGGGCCtccaggggaggcagggaggaggccaggaGAGCTGCCGAGGAGGCACCCACGAAGGTACCCAAGTCGACCAGGGACCAATGAAGAGGCCCTTGTGGGGTGATGGGAGGACCCGTGGAAGGGGTCCTTGAGGGGACACCGTGGGCTGTGATGAGCTCCTGGGGGGACCACGACGCGGACGGTGAAGGGAGCCATAGGGGtgcagtgaggggtgtgcagggcaCTGCAAGCGGGACCTGGCGGGTCGCTGTGGGACGTGTGGTGAAGGTGGGTGTGCTGTCACGGGTCCCACAAGAGTCATTAGTTCTGTGAACGTGATTGGCTTCCTGGGGTGACACTCCTGTTGTACTTACAAACGGATGACACAGTGACAGCGGCACGGGTGGGAGGGGATCCTCGTCCTCTGGAGCCCCTAGCCTGCCCCCCACCTGCACTTGGCCCCGCCGTGAGCCGGGGGCAGCTGCACCGGTGCACTTGTGGTTGGACTTCGCCTGCTGGTTTACTCAGCTGTCACCGTCACACCCCCTCGTGTCCTGATGGCCAGATGTCTCAGGCCCTGGGCGCCTGGGACAGACCTGGTCAGAAGTATTTTTTATTAACAACTTCATTGAAATATTCCCATGTCATAAAGCTTTTAGAGTGGTTTTTAGCATATTCAACACGGTTGAGCAACCATCACctctaattctagaacatttcatcaccccaaaaagaagccTGGCACCCATTAGCAGTTTCCTCCAAACCCCTCACTTCCTGTCTGAGGATGTGCCTGTTCTGGACAGTTCACATACATGGACTCACACACGTTGTGGCCTTCTGTGTCTGGCTCCTCTCACTGGGCATCGTGTGTTCCAGGACCATCCGTGTTGTAGTGAGTCAGTGCTCCGCTCCTTTTCGTGGCCGAGTCACACTCCACTGTGTGGACGAACACGTTGTGTTTGCCGTTCGCCATTTGAAGGACGTTTGGGCTCTGTGCTCTCTGGTGATTGTGAAGTGTGTCTTCGTTAATAATTTGTGAAACCGGGGTGACTCCTCACAGGTTCCCTGTTTGCACTTTTGAGCCCTCGCTTACACCTGACTTGGGTGGAAGACACTAGTGAGCAGGATGGGTTGGCGGCAGGGCTGGGGGTGTTAATCCCTGGCCCACGAGCCTGCTACCTGCCTCAGTGGGTCAGCGTGCTCTGTCCCCAGGAGGTGCGGGAGACACGCCGGCAGCATGAGCGGCACCTAGTGGAGGTGGACAGCGGCCGGCAGCAGGAGTACGACTTCAAGATGGCACAGGCACTGGAGGAGCTGCGAAGCCAGCACGACGAGCAAGTGCGGCTCTacaagctggagctggagcaggccTACCAGGCCAAGGTGCTggtgggaagggggcaggagaTGGCGGGTGGGATGGATGGGATGGGACAGGGAGGGGGAACGGCACAGGTGGGAAAGTACAGGTCCTcttgccccacacccagtgcctCATCTTCCtgctcctgtctcctcagctggACAATGCCAagctgtgctctgaccagaatgaTAAGGCCGCCAGCGCTGCCCGTGAGGAGCTGAAGGAGGCACGCATGCGAGTTGAGTCCCTCAGCTACCAGCTCTCCAGCCTCCAGAAGCAGGTGATTCACGGGagtccctgcctgcccctgccccacaacCCAGCCGTCCTTCCTCCCGCCTGGGGTAGTAGATGCAACCTTGAAGGTCAGGCGCCCGGCCACCCCTGTCCCATCCCTGAGTGaggctcccagctgctgccccgcccccccccccccccccccccacgccaggCCTGGTCTCGTCTCTGTCTCCGGCTTGGAGCCAGGTGGGCTTCTTATGACCCACACAGGCCGCCCTGACTTGGCCTcggaccccctccccaggctaGTGCAGCTGAGGACCGGATccgggagctggaggaggccaTGGCCGGGGAACGTGACAGGTTCCGGAAGATGCTGGATGCTAAGGAGCTGGAGATGACGGAAATGCGAGATGTGATGCAGCAGCAGCTGGCCGAGTACCAGGAGCTGCTGGACGTCAAGCTGGCTCTGGACATGGAGATCAGCGCCTACCGCAAGCTGCTGGAGGGCgaggaggagaggtggggggaagTGGGAGACAAGAGgtagtgaggggaggtggggggaagtggGAGACAAGAGgtagtgaggggaggtggggggaagtggGAGACAAGAGgtagtgaggggaggtggggggaagggggagacaaGAGGtaggtgaggggaggtgggggaagtggGAGACAAGAGGTAGTGAGGGGAGGTGGTGGAAGTGGGAGACAAGAGgtagtgaggggaggtgggggaagtggGAGACAAGAGgtagtgaggggaggtggggaaagggggagacaagaggtaggggaggtggggaaagggggagacAAGAGgtagtgaggggaggtgggggaagggggaggcaagaggtagtgaggggaggtggggggaagggggaggcaagAGGTTGCTGACTAGGAGGAGACATCAGGTGGCATGAGGGGTGGATCCAGgaagggtgagggtgggaggtgtAAGGAGGAGAGGCCAGCCTGGGGCCAGTCAGGATGGACTGCTGAGTGAGTCCGCCCACCTTGCACTGTCCAGGCTGTTCTGGTCTGACCTTAAGCCAACAGGCTCTCGCTGCCACCACCAGTCACCCTGTGCCCCTTTCCCCAGGCTGAAGCTTTCGCCCAGCCCATCGTCACGGGTCACCATCTCAAGGGCCACCtcgagcagtggcagcagtgtgTCCATGATGGGACGCTCTGGCCGCAGCAAGCGGAGGCGGCTAGAGACAGAGGAGCCACCGGGCACAGGCTCCAGTGGCATCAGCtcgggcagcagcagcagcagcttccaCCTGGCCCAGCAGGCCTCAGCCTCGGGCAGCGTTAGCATTGAGGAGATCGACCTGGAGGGCAAGTTTGTGCAGCTGAAGAACAGCTCTGACAAGGTAAGGGGCCTTGCTGCTGGGCGGAGGGTTCCCCAGCTGGGTCTGGGCGGTGTTTCAGGCAGCTCCCTTTGCAGGACCAGTCTCTGGGGAACTGGAGGATCAAGAGGCAGGTGCTGGAAGGGGAGGAGATTGCCTACAAGTTCACACCCAAGTATGTGCTTCGGGCTGGCCAGACTGTCACGGTAGGTGGCTTTGGAAGGGCAGGCGGGCTGAGCGGAGGGAGCGTGGCCACCagtgggaggggggtggcagCAGCAACCACATAGGTGACAGAGTGTGTGATGGGGCTGGAGAAGCAGGACCTGGCTTGGGGGATGGAGTAGTGGTTGAGTACCCGGTTTTGAGAAAAGCTGCCACAAACCACGTGTGTGCCGGCATAGTTCCATTGGGCCCTCCCTAGAGCCCTTTGGAATGCCTAATTGTCATGCCAGGATCCCATGGTGGAGGTGGGTCAGTCCAGGCTATCTGGGCCAGTGGGAGTTGGCAAGAGATATAACAGGCATGGGCATGGGCATGGGCTTTGGAGCTAACAGGCTTCAGATCCCAGCTCATCCTATTTGCCAAGATGAGTGTCCTTGGCCACTATGAACTTCAGTCTCTTCTTCCATACCCTAGTGATCATTTCTGGGTAGGACCCAGAGAGGCTGGAAGGATTAAACGCCTGGTGCATCAAAAGGGGGGCTCTGGTAAGGGGCTGGCCAACAGCACATGTACCGGGACCGGAGCCAGCACTGACGGGAGGCCCTCCTGTGTCTCCAGGTGTGGGCAGCTGGTGCAGGAGTGGCCCACAGCCCCCCATCGACACTTGTGTGGAAGAGTCAGAACAGCTGGGGCACAGGCGGGAGCTTCCGGACTGTCCTGGTCAACGCCGATGGGGAGGTGGGTGCTTGGGGCTTGGGATGTGGGGTTCCTCCGCCTCACACCACACCTCCAGCCAGTGCAGGAAGGAGCCCTGGGGTGGAGCCTCGGCCAGCGGAGCCAGTGAAGGCAGCCCTGGGCCTGGTCCCCCGATGGCACTCTGTAGTGTGGTGACGCCCTGAGCAAGCACGTTGACTGCCACCAGCGTGGGCTGGGCTCCTGCACCTGAGGGGTTGGTGGCCATGGCTCTTGTCTTACACAGGAAGTGGCCATCAGAACGGTGAAACAGTCCTCGGTGGTGCGGGAGACCGAGaacggggaggagggagaagaagagggggcCGAGTTTGGCGAGGAGGATCTTTTCCATCAGCAGGTAGGGCCCCGGGGGGCTCATTTgggcgcacacacgcacacacgtgcacccacgggccctgctggcTGGACCCCCGGCGCCAGGCTCACATGGGCTGCTGCAGCTCCGAGCAAACTGGTCTCAGCTGGTCCTTGGCACCACACAGGCTCCCTCAGCCTCCGGCTCTGCTGGGCCCTGCGGTTTGGAGCTGGAGACGGCCATGGGGGCAGCATTCCTTGCCTCTAGGTCTTGCCTGTTGTGTGGACCTCGGGGTACGAGTCCAGGGACCCTGGGAGTGGGGTGTTGAAAGCGGACTGCCACTCTAGGTGGCATCCCTGGGACCGCCCTCATGGTCTCAGAGAATGCTCTGGCACCATGATTTTGGTCGGGGAATGGTGACTTAAATAATGGCCTTTGGGGAGAAGATGGAGAACCTAGCACCACACGTGTTAGACACAGTGTTTGAGACAAAATTGATGTGTTATGTAGCTTAAAACATCAGTAAGGGAGACATGGAAGGTTCTGGAACGGACAGTTGTGGCTGACGCCGTTAGCCTTGTCATCTTGTGGGGGCTGGTCTCCTGAGGTGGctcaggccctgggctggcccagcccctcccggggGGGTTGGGGGCCACCAGCCCCACGTGACTGCTGCTGTCTTCCCTCCAGGGGGACCCGAGGACCACCTCGCGAGGCTGCCGCGTGATGTGAACGGAACACGCCTCATCACACCTTTCTTTCCCCAGAGCCACTGAAGACTATTTTTATATCATTGGCTTTCTTCAGTCATTCACACATTTCTAGAGAATTTTTAAGCAAACTGCCAGGATGTGGGGTGGGTCTCTGTTCTATTCTGTCGGTGGGTTTCTATGGACCCTCCCTCCAACCACTGTCCAGGTGTCTTTCGGTGCCCGTTTCCCGTGGGTTGGACTCCAGGCCTAGGAACCTAATGGCTGATGGGTTTGGTCGTGGAGGCTGGAGGGGCCCACgtactgcccctccctccccagtctAATGGGGTGGCAGAGAAGCCGCAGGGATTCAGTAGGTGTCCTTTGTGTTATTAagcttttaaaaaccaaaatcagagtccaggttcctGCCTGGTGAGACAGGGGTGTCCCCAGTGGGTTTGGTGGCTCTGCCCACCAGAAGGTGGTGTGGGAGCTCTTGGAGTCACAGCTTTTACTGTCCGCCTGGCTTCAGGGCTGTTGCAGCTCCTGCTCtgaaggtggtggtggcagcagggttTCCCGCCGGTGTCAATCAGGGCACCGTGGGGTGGGGGCTCCTTGTTCCTATGCGGCTGCCTGACAAGACCAGTaggacaggagaggagggaaCCTGGGCAGGAGCACTTCCAACCCAAGACGCAACCAGGTCCAGCGAGGGCCCAGTGTGAACTCGGCAGCACACGCCTCAGTTCCAGAACCAGGTCCACGTGTAACCACGTGTAGCCTCCTGTCACGAAGACACTGACTTCAGGGTGAGCCCCTGGATGCCCCCCACATACACCTCGTGCCGGGGCTGAATGCcagcctcccgcctcccctcatatatatatatagggtgaccccaaaaatgcacacacacttgGAGTAGTTATAAAGGCCGTGTTTATTAACACAGTTCGTTTTCAGAACTGAGTTACCAGCTCCTGCAGTGTGTACATTTTTTGTGGGCGCACTGCACTCTGCACATATATCTGTTCTTGCTTCTGTCTGCAACTCCTGCGGAAATTGTTACTCAGGCCACTGCCAGCTGACCCCTTTAGGGTGGTTCCATGTCACAGGCCAGCTTCTGGCTGCCCAGTGACCCTCTCTGCATTAGCCTACCGTTTACAGCCCCCACCTAGATACacagaagttatttttttaatggatatttatttttttacattggtCAGTACTCAGACTGCCGATCCTGCTTCCATGGCTCAGGCCAGCCGTGGGGACAGCCCCCAGGGAGCCTGTCCGTGAGCTCTGAGCCCGCAGATGGCACACTTCTTCAGAAAGGGCAGCTCAAGTCTTACTTAAACACTCGCTATGAGCCAGGGCGGCGTGCTGCCTGGGCAGCAGTCTCAGAGCACCCAGTGGCTGGCCCTGCGGGTCCCCTGGCTGGGAGAAGCACACCTGCCCATTTGCCCTGCGCACACCCCCAGGCCTGGCTTTCCTTGGGAATTGCTTACAGTGAGGAGGGGTGGAGCCCCAGTGGCTGACAACCTAAATGTGCTGTTGTGTTGGGTTCACCCATAGCCCTCGCTTTACATCTGGGTCCTCCCCGTGGCCGCCCTAcgtgcccaggcctgggagggaagTGTGTCACCAGGACTCACAGAGGGTCTGGTGGGCCCCAGAGAGCTTGCCCGCCTGGCAAGGCAGCACCCTGTACCCCACCCGAACCTCTCCTGGGAGTGCTTGCAGGGCTCCTGAGGCTGAAGGTTgtgtgcaccccccaccccagacaaAAGGGGCACTGACATCCAGTGACATTTTGGGGAAATCTGGGAGATCAAAACTGGGTCCTTGAATTTGGGTCTGTGGTTTGCTAACAGTCGTTCTCAGTTACAAGCTCAtggacagaaagggagaggcccccccccccccagtgcttGGCAGAGGCCTTGGGTGGAGCTGGGAAGTGGTCCAGGCCACCAGGGGGGAGGGTCATCTGGACCTGGGGGTGACACTCACCAGTAATCAAGTGTTTGGAACCATGGAGCCGAAATCAGTGTGAAATTGCTGCCATGGCCTGGGAAACAGTGCACGTGTCCTCAAACAAGCTTCGCTTTAAGCCACTTACAATGATGCAGAAGCAAGTCCTCTGTCTGAGCCCTTGTCATGTGACTGAACCCAGCACTGGTCCCAGAGAAAAACCAGACCGGCCCCCGGCAGCGGCGAGGGGCGGCCTGCGGGGAGGCGTCTGCAAGTGCACAGTCCAGAGCCCAGCCTGGCGCCCACCCAGGATGGCGTCACTCAGCTGGTTTCCTGGTGGAGACTCTGACAGCGGCCCCTGCAGTTGTGTTCGCAGCGTAACCTTCCCCAGCAGAGCTGCTCACCAGGTTTCCCGTCCAGCCCGGCACCTCAGCACCACTAGCAGTGGAGGAGGCTTCCagaactggggcggggggggggggggggggggggtctgcacTTTCATTTCGGATGTATTGGTGGTTTTTAAGGTGCATGCCAAAtgtgtggtcttttttttttccccccctccagTGCTTTGTAATATACATTTTCTGACTGGAAACGTTTTGTACGACACTCCAATAAACATTTTGCTTTTAAGTTGTGCCTCTGAGCTGACTTTGAAGCCGGGTTACCGCCCAACTGCTAAATGCCAGTGGGCTTCTTCCCAGAGACTCACTAGCGGGTCTGGGGATGGGGCAGTGCAGGGCCCCATGACCTCACCCCTCCCAGGAGCAAACtcagatacacacacagacaatTCTTTATCCCTGAGAGACAACTGAAGGCTGAACCAGTGGTTTCTGACAGACAAGGCAGAGCTGAGCAGAAGGCTGGGTGGGAACCCTCTGCGGTGAGCCCATGGCCCGTGTCCTGCCACCTGCACAGGGGAGCGCGGCAGTGGTTCCAGCTACACCGCCCAGACCCTCTGCCTCTGAACAAAGGGACACCAGGGCCCCGGTCTCCACCTGAGACTGAGGCTTAGGTACCCG
The sequence above is a segment of the Myotis daubentonii chromosome 5, mMyoDau2.1, whole genome shotgun sequence genome. Coding sequences within it:
- the LMNB2 gene encoding lamin-B2 isoform X1, which translates into the protein MSPPSRGRREEPRGPRGAADAAAAAAMATATPLSGRKGGPATPLSPTRLSRLQEKEELRELNDRLAHYIDRVRALELENDRLLLKISEREDVTTREVSGIKTLYESELADARRVLDETARERARLQIEIGKLRSEVEEANKSSKKRDGELTVAQGRVKELESLFHRSEAELAAALSDKRSLESDVAELRAQLAKAEDGHAVAKKQLEKETLMRVDLENRCQSLQEELDFRKSVFEEEVRETRRQHERHLVEVDSGRQQEYDFKMAQALEELRSQHDEQVRLYKLELEQAYQAKLDNAKLCSDQNDKAASAAREELKEARMRVESLSYQLSSLQKQASAAEDRIRELEEAMAGERDRFRKMLDAKELEMTEMRDVMQQQLAEYQELLDVKLALDMEISAYRKLLEGEEERLKLSPSPSSRVTISRATSSSGSSVSMMGRSGRSKRRRLETEEPPGTGSSGISSGSSSSSFHLAQQASASGSVSIEEIDLEGKFVQLKNSSDKDQSLGNWRIKRQVLEGEEIAYKFTPKYVLRAGQTVTVWAAGAGVAHSPPSTLVWKSQNSWGTGGSFRTVLVNADGEEVAIRTVKQSSVVRETENGEEGEEEGAEFGEEDLFHQQGDPRTTSRGCRVM
- the LMNB2 gene encoding lamin-B2 isoform X2; the encoded protein is MSPPSRGRREEPRGPRGAADAAAAAAMATATPLSGRKGGPATPLSPTRLSRLQEKEELRELNDRLAHYIDRVRALELENDRLLLKISEREDVTTREVSGIKTLYESELADARRVLDETARERARLQIEIGKLRSEVEEANKSSKKRDGELTVAQGRVKELESLFHRSEAELAAALSDKRSLESDVAELRAQLAKAEDGHAVAKKQLEKETLMRVDLENRCQSLQEELDFRKSVFEEVRETRRQHERHLVEVDSGRQQEYDFKMAQALEELRSQHDEQVRLYKLELEQAYQAKLDNAKLCSDQNDKAASAAREELKEARMRVESLSYQLSSLQKQASAAEDRIRELEEAMAGERDRFRKMLDAKELEMTEMRDVMQQQLAEYQELLDVKLALDMEISAYRKLLEGEEERLKLSPSPSSRVTISRATSSSGSSVSMMGRSGRSKRRRLETEEPPGTGSSGISSGSSSSSFHLAQQASASGSVSIEEIDLEGKFVQLKNSSDKDQSLGNWRIKRQVLEGEEIAYKFTPKYVLRAGQTVTVWAAGAGVAHSPPSTLVWKSQNSWGTGGSFRTVLVNADGEEVAIRTVKQSSVVRETENGEEGEEEGAEFGEEDLFHQQGDPRTTSRGCRVM